A section of the Schistosoma haematobium chromosome ZW, whole genome shotgun sequence genome encodes:
- the NME7_1 gene encoding Nucleoside diphosphate kinase 7, variant 2 (EggNog:ENOG410V825~COG:F), translated as MHEEKTNRLFLKPTRIEGLKLFDFYLGSTVTILSRSLKIIDYGDEFTKREFLGRSERCVVFIPPASVFRAGEIIAMMEDKSLRIINLKMVRLISDELKSILDSKTSLSNMTTLLSELTGKNLIALEVMGTDVCSLLHEFIYGSKETSGNILCNPDLFMITSNVGDSLKLAHKIFGNPGGPNFHGAALLKNTTLCVIRPHAVSDGLTGKIWSAITEKGFSVTAASLHRLSKADSADFLEVYKGVVQEYPEMLDHLSSGPCIALEIDIPDPNVDVHQAFREFAGPIDPEIAKYLRPDTLRARFGVNKVKNGIHCTDLPEDTEREVNTSLRGIC; from the exons ATG CATGAAGAGAAAACTAATAGGCTTTTTCTTAAACCCACTAGGATTGAAGGGCTGAAACTTTTTGACTTTTATCTGGGCAGTACAGTCACTATACTTTCTCGCTCTCTTAAGATTATTGATTATGGAGATGAGTTCACTAAACGTGAATTTTTAGGTCGTTCAGAAAG ATGTGTTGTTTTTATCCCTCCGGCCTCTGTTTTCAGGGCTGGTGAAATAATCGCAATGATGGAGGACAAATCACTGCGAATCATTAATCTAAAAATGGTGCGTTTAATATCGGATGAATTAAAATCCATTTTAGATAGCAAAACGAGCCTTTCAAACATGAC TACACTATTAAGCGAACTGACTGGAAAGAATCTTATCGCCTTGGAAGTAATGGGTACAGATGTTTGCTCACTCCtacatgaatttatttatgGATCAAAAGAAACAAGCGGAAACATTTTATGCAATCCTGATTTATTCATGATCACATCAAATGTCGGTGACTCATTAAAACTAGCCCATAAAATATTTGGAAATCCTGGTGGACCAAATTTCCATGGAGCAGCATTACTAAAGAACACAACATTGTGCGTTATACGACCACACGCAGTATCTGACG GTCTTACTGGGAAAATTTGGAGTGCAATTACAGAAAAAGGATTCAGTGTGACTGCAGCTAGTTTGCATCGTTTATCAAAAGCAGATTCAGCTGATTTTTTAGAGGTCTATAAAGGTGTAGTACAAGAATATCCAGAAATGTTGGATCATCTGTCTTCAGGGCCCTGTATAGCATTGGAAATAGATATTCCGGACCCCAATGTAGATGTCCATCAAGCTTTCCGCGAGTTTGCTGGACCAATAGACCCA GAAATCGCAAAGTACTTACGACCGGATACACTAAGAGCTAGATTTGGAGTTAATAAAGTCAAGAATGGTATTCATTGTACTGACTTACCTGAGGATACTGAACGTGAAGTAAATAc AAGTCTTCGTGGTATATGTTGA
- the NME7_1 gene encoding Nucleoside diphosphate kinase 7 (EggNog:ENOG410V825~COG:F) produces MMEDKSLRIINLKMVRLISDELKSILDSKTSLSNMTTLLSELTGKNLIALEVMGTDVCSLLHEFIYGSKETSGNILCNPDLFMITSNVGDSLKLAHKIFGNPGGPNFHGAALLKNTTLCVIRPHAVSDGLTGKIWSAITEKGFSVTAASLHRLSKADSADFLEVYKGVVQEYPEMLDHLSSGPCIALEIDIPDPNVDVHQAFREFAGPIDPEIAKYLRPDTLRARFGVNKVKNGIHCTDLPEDTEREVNYFFNNLDK; encoded by the exons ATGATGGAGGACAAATCACTGCGAATCATTAATCTAAAAATGGTGCGTTTAATATCGGATGAATTAAAATCCATTTTAGATAGCAAAACGAGCCTTTCAAACATGAC TACACTATTAAGCGAACTGACTGGAAAGAATCTTATCGCCTTGGAAGTAATGGGTACAGATGTTTGCTCACTCCtacatgaatttatttatgGATCAAAAGAAACAAGCGGAAACATTTTATGCAATCCTGATTTATTCATGATCACATCAAATGTCGGTGACTCATTAAAACTAGCCCATAAAATATTTGGAAATCCTGGTGGACCAAATTTCCATGGAGCAGCATTACTAAAGAACACAACATTGTGCGTTATACGACCACACGCAGTATCTGACG GTCTTACTGGGAAAATTTGGAGTGCAATTACAGAAAAAGGATTCAGTGTGACTGCAGCTAGTTTGCATCGTTTATCAAAAGCAGATTCAGCTGATTTTTTAGAGGTCTATAAAGGTGTAGTACAAGAATATCCAGAAATGTTGGATCATCTGTCTTCAGGGCCCTGTATAGCATTGGAAATAGATATTCCGGACCCCAATGTAGATGTCCATCAAGCTTTCCGCGAGTTTGCTGGACCAATAGACCCA GAAATCGCAAAGTACTTACGACCGGATACACTAAGAGCTAGATTTGGAGTTAATAAAGTCAAGAATGGTATTCATTGTACTGACTTACCTGAGGATACTGAACGTGAA GTTAACTACTTTTTCAATAATCTGGATAAGTAA